A stretch of Apis cerana isolate GH-2021 linkage group LG1, AcerK_1.0, whole genome shotgun sequence DNA encodes these proteins:
- the LOC108002124 gene encoding ER membrane protein complex subunit 2-B codes for MKNQYDKLSWKEVRDLFRTWREDSERRSKDVVDLWEAKLMGKIDHLGNEKYLVLEQVCIAALDCDRHSLAEYCIKILKREFPSSLRVHKYHAMHLEALEMYDEALEVLDSIIKRDETNAAPRKRRIAILKAKGRIPEAIKELTEYLKKFMSDQEAWHELCDLYLQEQEYSKAAFCMEELILHNPHSHLIYQRYAEIKYSQGGFENMELAKAYFCQAARLNPNNIRALYGLLLASNNIATSPKCPSSKKKDAIKLSEWAANQIEKQYQSKVTDENIKTLEGLLGQLQLEI; via the exons ATGAAGAatcaatatgataaattatcatGGAAAG aagTACGAGATTTGTTTAGAACATGGAGAGAAGATAGTGAAAGACGAAGTAAAGATGTAGTTGATTTATGGGAAGCTAAATTAATGGGAAAAATTGATCATCTTGGCAATGAAA aatATCTGGTTTTGGAACAAGTCTGTATAGCAGCATTGGATTGTGATCGTCATTCTTTAGCGGaatattgcattaaaatattaaagagagAATTTCCTAGCAGTTTAAGAGTTCATAAATATCATGCTATGCATCTCGAAGCTttggaaat GTATGATGAAGCATTAGAAGTTTTggattctattataaaaagagaTGAAACAAATGCTGCACCAAGAAAAAGACGTATAGCTATATTAAAAGCAAAAGGTCGAATACCAGAAGCTATTAAAGAGCTTACAGAATACTTAAAAAA ATTTATGAGTGATCAAGAAGCATGGCATGAATTGtgcgatttatatttacaagaaCAAGAATATTCTAAGGCTGCATTCTGTATGGAAGAACTCATATTACATAATCCACATagtcatttaatttatcaaagatatgcagaaataaaatattctcag gGTGGATTTGAAAATATGGAATTAGCAAAAGCATATTTTTGTCAAGCTGCAAGATTGAATCCAAATAATATTAGAGCTTTATATGGTTTATTGTTG gcatcaaataatattgctaCATCACCCAAATGTccttcttctaaaaaaaaagatgcaataaaattaagtGAATGGGCAgctaatcaaattgaaaagcaatatcaatcaaaagttacagatgaaaatattaaaacattagaaGGATTATTAGGACAACTACAACTTGAAATTtag